A part of Acipenser ruthenus chromosome 48, fAciRut3.2 maternal haplotype, whole genome shotgun sequence genomic DNA contains:
- the LOC117972105 gene encoding adenosine receptor A1-like, whose amino-acid sequence MTNEDYIAFIVIEVAIALMSCLGNLLVIATILVNNLLRESIFIFIISLAVADFAVGVFVIPICIISSFEPEIHFYICLFISCIILIITQSSILSLLAIAFDRYLRVKIPTKYKIIVTQRRAVIIAIVCWLISTVLGIIPMLGWNNKTSPGNETTALNSTCIKCTFMSVMSISYMVYLNFFGWVLTPLLLMIYLYGTIFYKIRKHLNQNTVNSTQSVRHYQKEHKVAKSLSLILFLFAVCWLPLHIINCILFFSPHTEVPEIAIYIGIILTHGNSVVNPIVYAFKIKKFRETYVQLWNKCFR is encoded by the exons ATGACAAATGAAGATTATATTGCATTTATCGTTATTGAGGTGGCCATTGCGCTTATGTCCTGTTTGGGAAACTTATTGGTCATTGCAACAATATTGGTCAATAATTTACTGAGAGAATCCATATTCATTTTCATCATTTCTTTGGCCGTGGCAGACTTCGCTGTGGGAGTTTTTGTCATTCCTATATGCATCATCTCAAGCTTTGaaccagaaatacatttttacatctgCTTGTTTATCTCCTGTATCATATTGATAATAACCCAGAGTTCGATTCTGTCCCTTCTGGCTATTGCATTCGACAGATATCTGCGTGTCAAGATACCAACGAA GTACAAGATCATTGTTACTCAGCGACGTGCCGTGATAATTGCTATAGTCTGCTGGTTAATCTCTACAGTCTTGGGTATCATACCCATGTTAGGATGGAATAACAAAACAAGTCCTGGAAACGAGACAACTGCGTTGAACTCCACCTGCATAAAGTGCACGTTCATGTCTGTCATGAGCATAAGTTACATGGTCTACCTGAACTTTTTCGGCTGGGTTTTGACTCCTTTGTTgctaatgatttatttatatggAACAATATTTTACAAGATCAGAAAACACCTAAACCAGAACACAGTCAACTCCACACAATCAGTCCGCCATTACCAGAAGGAACATAAAGTGGCAAAATCGCTTTCcttaatattgtttttgtttgcgGTGTGCTGGCTTCCTCTGCACATCATTAACTGCATTCTGTTTTTCAGCCCTCATACTGAAGTCCCAGAGATCGCTATATATATTGGTATTATATTGACTCACGGTAACTCAGTTGTTAATCCCATTGTGTATGCTTTTAAGATAAAAAAATTTAGAGAAACTTACGTTCAACTCTGGAATAAATGCTTTCGTTAG